The Chitinophaga sp. H8 genome contains a region encoding:
- a CDS encoding FKBP-type peptidyl-prolyl cis-trans isomerase, with protein MKKNNQLLVAALGLFIASCGTGTGVKKTPNGIEYTVHKSGSGAQLKLGDTVLMNITQSLNDSVMQSSRKIVGAPIPVVVAKSMDKYDLMEGIALLKEGDSATFAIPWDSLPEPRPPFGKKGDKINVTFAVETKYSSALQNEKDEKVIKEYVDKNKLKATKTAEGVYIAVSQEGAGDQPKAGDTVSVHYTGKLLSGKVFDSSQDSTLRPGMPLEPIKFPIGQGMVIKGWDAGIGALKKGSKATLVIPSSLAYGLQGSPPAIPGNSVLVFDVELVDIKAGKTPAPAAK; from the coding sequence ATGAAAAAGAACAATCAGTTATTGGTTGCAGCGTTAGGCCTGTTTATAGCCAGCTGCGGTACAGGTACAGGTGTGAAAAAGACGCCAAACGGTATTGAATATACCGTTCACAAATCCGGTAGCGGTGCACAGCTGAAACTGGGCGATACTGTTTTAATGAACATTACCCAAAGTCTGAATGACTCCGTAATGCAATCTTCCCGTAAAATAGTAGGTGCTCCAATTCCAGTGGTAGTAGCTAAATCCATGGATAAATATGATCTGATGGAAGGTATTGCCTTGCTGAAAGAAGGTGACAGTGCTACTTTTGCAATTCCCTGGGATTCTTTACCAGAACCTCGCCCTCCATTTGGTAAAAAAGGTGACAAGATCAATGTAACCTTTGCCGTAGAAACCAAGTATTCTTCTGCATTACAAAACGAGAAAGACGAAAAGGTAATCAAGGAATATGTAGACAAGAACAAACTGAAAGCTACAAAAACAGCGGAAGGTGTTTATATCGCAGTAAGTCAGGAAGGTGCAGGTGATCAACCTAAAGCAGGTGATACCGTATCTGTACACTATACTGGTAAATTGTTGAGTGGTAAAGTATTTGATTCCAGCCAGGATTCAACTTTACGTCCAGGTATGCCTTTAGAGCCTATTAAATTCCCTATCGGACAAGGTATGGTAATTAAAGGCTGGGATGCTGGTATCGGTGCTTTGAAAAAAGGTTCCAAAGCCACCCTGGTAATTCCGTCTTCATTAGCTTACGGTTTACAAGGTAGCCCTCCGGCAATTCCTGGTAACTCTGTACTGGTGTTTGATGTAGAACTGGTGGATATCAAAGCTGGTAAAACGCCAGCTCCGGCAGCTAAGTAA
- a CDS encoding RNA polymerase sigma factor: protein MSKHLLPNEQELLIQLQSGSHAAFSELYRHYSEQLYYNILAMVKDPVVTEELLQDIFVRIWQKREHLHIEQHFAGYLFQVSRNCVIDFFHKIQREQEIYNRIKALATDQYTHIEEALTDKENSELFQKAVAALPPQRRKVFELCKVQGLSYQQASEQLGVSLSTIKDHMAKARDFIKEFILNNQEITLALYLFLCWHREK from the coding sequence TTGAGTAAGCATTTACTACCAAACGAACAGGAGTTATTAATACAGCTGCAATCGGGAAGCCATGCGGCATTCTCCGAATTATACCGGCATTACAGTGAACAACTCTATTATAATATCCTCGCTATGGTGAAGGATCCTGTGGTGACAGAAGAATTGTTGCAGGATATTTTTGTGAGGATATGGCAAAAAAGGGAGCACCTCCATATTGAACAGCATTTTGCCGGATATCTTTTCCAGGTAAGCCGTAATTGCGTAATAGACTTCTTTCATAAAATACAACGGGAACAGGAAATTTATAACCGGATCAAGGCGCTTGCTACAGATCAGTATACCCATATTGAAGAAGCCTTGACGGACAAGGAAAACAGTGAACTGTTTCAAAAAGCGGTAGCCGCCCTGCCTCCACAGCGCAGAAAAGTATTTGAACTCTGTAAGGTCCAGGGATTATCCTACCAGCAAGCCAGTGAACAACTAGGCGTTTCACTCTCTACCATTAAAGATCATATGGCAAAAGCCCGTGATTTTATAAAGGAATTTATCCTGAACAACCAGGAAATCACTTTAGCACTCTATTTATTCCTTTGCTGGCACCGGGAAAAATAA
- a CDS encoding FecR family protein yields the protein MQNQENITRLFHKYLANQCTPGEVDELMQSLRKPEYQSIWEELVAAQVAGTTASSQEPDEVVKARLEQRLQNILHEIEESPVPVYTRKIVPYTWKWAAAAAILILLGTGTYFYLNSPTKQVVHTPAVAMDVAPGGNKATLTLSNGSVVLIDSVPEGKVAQQGNTSIVKLPNGQLVYNAGNSGVDESMYNTLATPRGGQYQLTLPDGTQVWLDAASSITYPAVFKGNKREVTITGEAYFEIALNAAKPFFVKVKEATIQVLGTHFNVNAYQEEEAIKVSLLQGAVKLNNKKSGIRLVPGQQGQLFPDGALKLIKEVDVEQAIAWKNGYFQFDGIGLPALIRQIARWYDLDVVYEGAVPEREFSGKIARTAYLSDVIKALELSDVHCRFDGKKLIVMP from the coding sequence TTGCAAAACCAGGAAAATATTACCAGGCTATTTCATAAATACTTAGCTAACCAGTGTACTCCTGGTGAGGTGGATGAACTGATGCAATCTCTCCGGAAACCAGAATATCAAAGTATCTGGGAAGAGCTGGTAGCAGCCCAGGTGGCAGGTACTACTGCCTCAAGCCAGGAACCGGACGAAGTAGTGAAGGCCCGGCTGGAACAAAGGTTACAAAACATCCTGCATGAAATTGAGGAATCCCCTGTACCGGTTTACACCAGGAAAATAGTTCCCTATACCTGGAAATGGGCAGCAGCGGCAGCCATCCTTATCCTGCTGGGCACCGGTACTTATTTTTACCTGAACAGCCCAACGAAACAAGTGGTGCATACTCCTGCGGTAGCAATGGATGTGGCGCCAGGTGGGAATAAAGCCACGCTTACCCTGTCCAATGGGAGTGTGGTTTTGATTGATAGCGTTCCGGAAGGGAAAGTGGCACAGCAGGGAAATACCAGTATTGTGAAACTGCCTAACGGACAACTGGTATATAATGCAGGGAACAGTGGGGTGGATGAATCCATGTATAATACCCTTGCTACCCCACGTGGGGGCCAGTATCAGCTTACTTTACCGGATGGCACACAGGTATGGCTCGATGCGGCTTCTTCTATTACGTACCCTGCTGTTTTTAAAGGCAACAAAAGGGAAGTAACCATCACAGGGGAGGCCTATTTTGAAATAGCTCTCAATGCCGCCAAACCGTTTTTTGTAAAAGTTAAAGAGGCAACAATACAGGTACTGGGTACCCACTTTAATGTGAATGCCTATCAGGAAGAAGAGGCCATCAAGGTGTCATTGCTTCAGGGGGCGGTGAAACTGAATAATAAAAAATCTGGTATCAGACTAGTACCCGGACAGCAGGGCCAATTATTCCCCGATGGCGCCTTAAAGCTGATAAAAGAAGTGGATGTAGAACAGGCGATCGCCTGGAAAAACGGCTATTTTCAGTTTGACGGTATTGGCCTGCCTGCATTGATAAGACAGATTGCCCGATGGTATGATCTGGACGTAGTATATGAAGGCGCTGTACCTGAACGTGAATTTAGCGGAAAAATTGCAAGAACTGCTTACTTGTCGGATGTGATCAAAGCCCTGGAACTGAGTGATGTACATTGCCGCTTTGATGGCAAAAAACTGATTGTAATGCCTTAA
- a CDS encoding SusC/RagA family TonB-linked outer membrane protein, giving the protein MRVSTILLVTGLLHVSVYGFSQKITFSGKNVSLGKVFTAIQQQSGLSIIYDTRMIKQSGNIDISVKDAPLENVLNECLKNQSLTYVINKGIIIIRKKTDTSPVLPMETVTGRIVDEQGNPVLGATVFIKELKKGAQTNEKGEFTIPGIAPGNYTLSISFIGYQAQEKSITVADATVTVQVVLKAAMERLQETVVSALGIRRSEKSLTYATQQVSGEDLTRVKSTNLMNSLNGKVAGLTISPSASGVGGSVKVILRGSRSANGNNQPLYVIDGVPITNSANANGQINDTYGGNPEGGDGISNLNPEDIASITMLQGASAAALYGSQAQNGVILITTKKGKAGKAQISYSSTFSVDKIAYKPKFQNSYGQTANGAIDSWGAKMTGGGHDNLDAYFQTGTNWTNAVNLSAGTETAQTYFSYANTHARGIQPGNVLDRNNFNLRETARFLNDKLTVDVNVNYISQKINNSPNLGLYLNPLTGLYLFPRSLDINKYKDSYLLDQETKFARQNWHTSDNLQQNPWWIANRVPTITTRERFLLIGSVKYEFTNWLNVQVRGNLDQTTDAYDQKRYSGTNALFNTNGNGYLVSSNQTLKQKYGDLIVNFTIPTQSSFKVNGLIGGSITDNITKGLTLRGDLSTPDLFTPGNVIAALGGTSSNTTSNATAIPPNHSQLQALFANANLSYQDWMYLTLTGRNDWSSNLAFTPNVSYFYSSAGLSVILNQLLKLPAAINYAKVRGTYAEVGNTIPPYLTSVQNTQNTAGQLVFNTAAAFRTLKPERTKSIEAGADLRMIDNRLNFSFTYYKTNTENQYFPIQPITASLFSKGYVNAGNVQNTGIEAILGYDVFRNKDFTWNTSVNIARNTNKVIDVDSKDGINSFVLTGSSGNNYESHLTTGGSYGDIFGYSLLRDDQGRVILSGKGTAADPYAPQVNKTFSLLGNPNPEFQAGWNNSFSYRNFNFSFLIDGKFGGQVLSLTQAIMDQNGVSDVTGRARDEGGVIVNGVDKDGKAVTRVDAQTWYKTIGGRDGITDQYIYSATVVRLREAAIGYTMPVSNSVFKSVRLSLTGRNLIYFYKKAPFDPELTMSTGNGLSGIDIFNQPATRNIGLNLNVAF; this is encoded by the coding sequence ATGAGAGTATCAACCATACTGTTAGTAACGGGGCTCCTACATGTAAGCGTCTATGGATTTTCACAGAAAATCACCTTTTCAGGAAAGAATGTATCTCTGGGAAAGGTATTTACCGCTATCCAGCAACAAAGCGGGCTATCCATTATCTATGATACCAGGATGATCAAGCAATCGGGTAATATTGATATCAGTGTAAAGGATGCGCCGCTAGAAAATGTGCTGAATGAATGCCTCAAAAACCAGTCGCTTACTTATGTTATCAATAAAGGGATTATCATTATCCGGAAAAAAACGGATACTTCCCCTGTTTTACCAATGGAAACAGTTACCGGCCGGATCGTGGATGAGCAGGGCAATCCGGTGCTGGGTGCCACTGTGTTTATTAAAGAATTGAAAAAGGGCGCACAAACCAATGAAAAGGGAGAGTTTACTATCCCTGGAATCGCTCCCGGAAATTATACCCTGAGCATTTCCTTTATCGGGTACCAGGCGCAGGAGAAAAGTATTACAGTGGCAGATGCTACCGTAACAGTGCAGGTAGTGCTGAAAGCAGCGATGGAAAGATTACAGGAAACGGTAGTGTCTGCACTGGGGATCAGGAGGTCGGAGAAGTCACTGACCTATGCTACCCAGCAGGTGAGCGGGGAAGACCTTACCAGGGTTAAAAGCACCAATCTGATGAACTCCCTGAATGGGAAAGTAGCCGGTTTAACCATTTCTCCCAGCGCGTCTGGCGTGGGGGGATCGGTAAAGGTGATCCTGAGAGGGAGCAGATCTGCTAACGGCAACAACCAGCCTTTGTATGTAATTGATGGGGTACCGATTACCAACAGTGCTAATGCCAATGGGCAAATTAATGACACCTACGGTGGTAACCCCGAAGGAGGAGATGGTATTTCCAATCTGAACCCGGAAGATATTGCAAGCATTACCATGTTGCAGGGAGCCTCTGCAGCTGCCTTGTATGGTAGCCAGGCACAAAACGGCGTGATACTGATCACTACTAAAAAGGGAAAAGCCGGAAAAGCACAGATCAGTTATTCTTCCACTTTTTCCGTAGATAAGATCGCCTATAAACCCAAGTTTCAAAACAGCTACGGGCAAACTGCCAATGGGGCTATTGATAGCTGGGGGGCAAAGATGACCGGTGGTGGGCATGATAACCTGGATGCATATTTCCAGACGGGTACCAACTGGACCAACGCGGTAAACCTTTCTGCCGGTACTGAAACAGCACAAACCTATTTCTCTTATGCCAACACCCACGCCAGGGGAATCCAACCCGGTAATGTGCTGGACCGCAATAATTTTAACTTAAGAGAAACCGCCCGATTCCTGAACGATAAACTAACCGTAGATGTAAATGTTAATTACATAAGTCAGAAAATAAATAATTCGCCCAACCTGGGACTGTACTTAAATCCACTTACCGGTTTATACCTCTTCCCCAGAAGTTTGGATATCAATAAGTATAAGGATAGCTATCTGCTGGACCAGGAAACGAAATTTGCAAGACAAAACTGGCATACCTCAGATAACCTGCAACAAAACCCCTGGTGGATTGCCAACAGGGTACCCACCATCACCACCAGGGAGCGGTTTTTACTAATCGGTAGTGTGAAATATGAATTTACAAACTGGCTGAATGTACAGGTAAGGGGGAATTTAGATCAGACCACTGATGCCTATGACCAGAAACGGTATTCCGGTACCAATGCCTTGTTCAATACCAACGGTAATGGCTACCTGGTTTCGAGCAACCAGACATTAAAACAAAAGTACGGGGACTTGATTGTAAACTTTACGATCCCTACTCAGTCCAGCTTTAAAGTGAATGGTTTAATCGGAGGAAGTATCACAGATAACATTACCAAAGGATTGACACTCAGAGGAGATCTTTCTACGCCGGACCTGTTTACGCCTGGTAATGTGATCGCGGCTTTGGGAGGGACGTCTTCCAATACCACCAGCAATGCTACTGCCATTCCTCCTAATCACAGCCAGTTGCAGGCTTTGTTTGCCAACGCAAATTTATCTTACCAGGATTGGATGTATTTAACGCTTACCGGCAGAAATGACTGGTCTTCTAACCTGGCCTTTACACCTAATGTATCCTATTTCTATTCTTCTGCCGGCCTGTCAGTCATCCTTAATCAATTACTGAAATTGCCCGCTGCTATTAATTATGCTAAAGTGAGGGGTACCTATGCAGAAGTAGGGAATACCATTCCTCCATATTTAACCTCTGTTCAAAACACGCAGAATACGGCAGGCCAACTGGTATTTAATACGGCCGCTGCTTTCAGAACGCTTAAACCAGAACGTACAAAATCTATAGAAGCAGGGGCAGATCTCCGTATGATAGATAACCGGCTCAACTTTAGCTTTACTTATTATAAAACAAACACGGAGAATCAATACTTCCCGATTCAGCCCATCACCGCATCTTTATTTTCAAAAGGATATGTGAATGCCGGTAATGTACAGAATACCGGGATAGAGGCTATACTGGGATATGATGTTTTCAGAAACAAAGACTTTACCTGGAATACTTCAGTGAATATTGCCAGGAATACCAATAAGGTAATAGATGTAGACAGCAAGGATGGTATTAATTCCTTTGTGTTAACCGGGAGTAGTGGCAATAACTATGAATCTCACCTGACTACAGGTGGTTCCTACGGCGATATTTTTGGTTATAGCCTGCTGCGGGATGACCAGGGCCGTGTGATTTTAAGTGGTAAAGGAACTGCTGCCGATCCCTATGCGCCCCAGGTCAATAAAACCTTTTCGCTATTAGGCAATCCCAATCCAGAATTCCAGGCTGGCTGGAATAACAGTTTCAGCTACCGGAACTTCAACTTCAGTTTCCTCATCGATGGAAAGTTCGGAGGACAGGTACTTTCACTTACCCAGGCCATCATGGATCAGAATGGTGTGTCTGATGTAACCGGTCGTGCACGTGATGAGGGTGGGGTAATAGTAAATGGCGTAGATAAAGATGGCAAGGCAGTAACCCGCGTAGATGCACAGACGTGGTATAAAACGATTGGTGGCCGGGATGGTATTACAGACCAGTATATCTACAGCGCTACCGTAGTCCGTTTAAGGGAGGCTGCTATCGGGTATACCATGCCGGTATCAAATAGTGTATTCAAAAGCGTACGCCTTTCATTGACAGGAAGGAACCTGATTTATTTCTATAAAAAGGCGCCTTTTGATCCGGAGCTGACCATGTCTACCGGAAATGGTCTTTCTGGTATTGACATCTTCAACCAGCCAGCTACCCGCAATATTGGTTTGAACTTAAATGTTGCATTCTAA
- a CDS encoding SusD/RagB family nutrient-binding outer membrane lipoprotein yields MKLSLKNMIAAGQHNYKMVLSVLMICSVVSCTKNFEEYNTNPNSLTDDQTVAILPSAYGPLQQEIFHDYQVAQNLSADAYAGYMMSPNPFAGGINNMTYALIDGWNQAGFNQQYNYVMGPISKIAAAGTRTKAPDLWAVALLIQVEAMHRVTDRFGPIPYTQTGVSITSIPYDDQKTVYETFFKQLDTAANNLQAYIAANPGKTQLAGSDLVYNGDYTQWLKLANSLRLRLAMRIVKADPVMAKKEAETAMSAPGGLLAVPGDDAAVKQSGGRSNDLWIVTEPYMDNRMGASLQSYLTGYKDPRLPVYCSPATDPLFKGKYIGIRIGSNIKSKDDYTTYASLNTTTTFTQTAPQLLMTAAEVWFLKAEAALRGWTGAGDVQANYEKGINTSMQQWGVAAGDYINNATDVPTAYADPKNKANDTTAFSTITIKWEPAATKEKQLERIITQKWLAIFPDGQEAWADFRRTGYPKLFSVVNNKSNDVINTTIQIRRLPFPTSEYNTNGAAVKNALGLLGGADNGGTRLWWDVNKGNF; encoded by the coding sequence ATGAAATTAAGCCTTAAAAATATGATCGCTGCCGGGCAGCATAACTATAAAATGGTACTATCTGTATTGATGATCTGCAGCGTGGTGAGTTGTACCAAAAACTTTGAAGAATATAATACGAATCCCAATTCACTTACAGATGATCAGACGGTGGCTATTCTGCCTTCTGCATATGGCCCCTTACAACAGGAAATTTTCCACGACTACCAGGTAGCCCAGAACCTGAGTGCAGATGCTTATGCAGGTTATATGATGTCGCCCAACCCATTTGCGGGGGGCATTAATAACATGACCTACGCCCTGATAGATGGATGGAACCAGGCGGGATTTAACCAACAGTATAATTATGTAATGGGACCTATCAGTAAAATAGCGGCGGCAGGTACAAGAACCAAGGCTCCGGATTTATGGGCAGTAGCTTTACTGATACAGGTGGAGGCTATGCACCGGGTAACCGATCGCTTTGGACCTATTCCATATACCCAAACCGGGGTATCCATTACCTCCATTCCGTATGATGATCAGAAAACGGTGTATGAAACCTTTTTCAAGCAGCTGGATACTGCTGCCAATAACCTGCAGGCCTATATTGCTGCTAACCCCGGCAAAACACAGCTTGCCGGCAGTGATCTGGTATACAATGGCGATTATACACAATGGCTGAAGCTGGCCAATTCGCTACGTTTACGTTTGGCTATGCGTATTGTAAAAGCAGATCCGGTGATGGCAAAAAAGGAAGCGGAAACAGCGATGAGCGCCCCCGGCGGATTGCTGGCCGTTCCTGGAGATGATGCTGCCGTTAAACAATCCGGTGGCCGGTCCAATGATCTGTGGATTGTAACGGAACCTTACATGGATAACCGGATGGGAGCCTCTCTGCAATCTTATCTGACGGGGTACAAGGATCCCCGTTTGCCTGTGTATTGTTCGCCGGCAACAGATCCGCTTTTTAAAGGTAAGTATATTGGCATCCGTATTGGCAGTAATATTAAATCCAAGGATGATTATACTACTTATGCCAGCCTGAATACGACGACCACTTTCACACAAACGGCGCCGCAGTTACTGATGACTGCTGCAGAAGTCTGGTTTTTAAAAGCAGAGGCGGCATTGAGGGGATGGACCGGAGCAGGCGATGTACAGGCTAATTATGAAAAGGGTATCAATACCTCCATGCAGCAATGGGGAGTGGCTGCCGGAGATTATATCAACAATGCTACAGATGTACCCACTGCTTATGCTGATCCTAAAAACAAAGCTAATGATACCACCGCATTTTCTACCATCACTATTAAATGGGAGCCTGCTGCAACAAAGGAAAAGCAGTTGGAGCGTATCATTACGCAAAAATGGCTGGCAATATTCCCCGATGGGCAGGAAGCCTGGGCCGATTTTCGCAGAACAGGCTATCCGAAACTGTTTTCTGTGGTAAACAATAAAAGTAATGATGTGATCAATACTACCATCCAGATCCGCCGGCTGCCTTTTCCTACCAGCGAATACAATACTAATGGGGCTGCTGTAAAGAATGCCCTGGGATTGTTAGGTGGAGCGGATAACGGCGGTACCAGGCTATGGTGGGACGTGAATAAAGGAAACTTCTAA
- a CDS encoding thiol-disulfide oxidoreductase DCC family protein, translated as MSIILFDGVCNLCNNSINFVIRNDKANHFLFAPLQSAAAKKLEQQYQLDLSAMSSFVLIENDRVYYRSTAALRVLRRLPLPWKLSYGFIIVPSFLRNGIYNWIARNRYRWFGKQDACMIPTPALMAKFLD; from the coding sequence ATGTCAATCATCCTTTTTGACGGTGTATGCAATCTTTGCAATAACAGTATCAATTTCGTGATCCGTAACGATAAGGCTAACCATTTCCTGTTTGCACCGCTGCAATCAGCAGCAGCTAAAAAGCTGGAACAACAGTACCAGCTGGACCTCTCGGCTATGTCTTCCTTTGTGCTGATAGAAAATGACCGGGTATATTACCGGAGTACGGCCGCTTTGCGGGTATTACGCCGGCTACCACTTCCGTGGAAATTAAGCTATGGTTTTATAATTGTTCCCTCGTTTTTGCGTAATGGTATCTATAACTGGATTGCCCGCAACCGCTATCGCTGGTTTGGCAAACAGGATGCCTGCATGATCCCCACACCTGCACTAATGGCCAAATTTCTGGATTAA